One region of Apus apus isolate bApuApu2 chromosome 6, bApuApu2.pri.cur, whole genome shotgun sequence genomic DNA includes:
- the VIL1 gene encoding villin-1 isoform X2: MVELSAKVTKTLNKTTPGIQIWRIENMEMVPVPTKSYGSFYEGDCYVLLSTRKTGNGFSYDIHYWLGKESSQDEQGAAAIYTIQMDDYLGTVAVQHREVQGHESETFRAYFKQGLIYKKGGVASGMKHVETNNYNVQRLLHVKGKKNVVAGEVEMSWKSFNRGDVFLLDLGQLIIQWNGPESNRSERLRAMTLAKDIRDRERGGRAKVGVVDGENEGASPGLMQVLTHVLGEKRDIKPAIPDNQVDQQLKTSLKLYHVSNASGNLVIQEVAIRPLTQDMLLHEDCYILDQGGHKIFVWKGKNANKEEKQQAMSRALGFIKAKNYPASTSVETENDGSESSIFRQLFQKWTVPNQTSGLGKTHTVGKVAKVEQVKFDATTLYAKPQMAAQQKMVDDGSGEVEVWRVENNELVPVEKKWLGHFYGGDCYLVLYTYTVGPKVNRIIYLWQGRQATTDELAASAYQAVNLDQKYNNEPVQVRVTMGKEPAHLMAIFKGRMVVYAGGTSRAGNTEPTPSTRLFHVHGTNEYNTKAFEVPVRASSLNSNDVFVLKTPSCCYLWYGKGCSGDEREMGKTVADIISKSEKIVIAEGQEPSEFWVALGGKSQYANSKRLQEENPSVTPRLFECSNKTGTFLATEIVDFTQDDLEENEVYLLDTWDQVFFWIGNGANESEKEAAAVMAQEYLRNHPSGRDLDTPIIVVKQGHEPPTFTGWFLAWDPLNWADKKSYEALRAELGDESSLGQLTSALTSKQEVFTATTSLLPEKLETFPLDVLVNTAADDLPQGVDPSRKEYHLSDQDFKAVFGMTRSAFGNLPLWKQQNLKKEKGLF, from the exons ATGGTGGAGCTCAGTGCCAAGGTCACCAAGACGCTCAACAAGACCACGCCGGGCATCCAGATATGGCGAATCGAG AACATGGAAATGGTGCCAGTGCCCACCAAAAGCTACGGCAGCTTCTACGAGGGGGATTGTTACGTCCTGCTCTCG ACACGCAAGACTGGGAATGGCTTCAGCTACGACATCCACTACTGGCTGGGCAAAGAGTCGAGCCAGGACGAGCAGGGGGCAGCTGCAATATACACCATCCAGATGGATGACTACCTGGGCACGGTGGCCGTGCAGCACCGCGAGGTCCAGGGCCACGAGAGTGAGACCTTCCGCGCCTACTTCAAGCAGGGACTCAT CTATAAGAAGGGTGGAGTGGCCTCGGGCATGAAGCATGTGGAGACAAACAACTACAATGTCCAGCGCCTGCTGCACGTGAAGGGCAAGAAGAATGTGGTGGCAGGAGAG gtggaGATGAGCTGGAAAAGCTTCAATAGGGGTGATGTGTTCCTGCTGGACCTGGGCCAGCTCATCATCCAATGGAACGGCCCGGAGAGCAACCGGAGTGAGAGGCTGAGG GCGATGACCCTGGCCAAGGACATCCGGGACCGGGAACGTGGGGGCCGTGCCAAGGTGGGTGTGGTGGATGGTGAGAACGAGGGCGCCTCGCCAGGACTCATGCAGGTCCTCACACACGTGTTGGGTGAGAAGAGGGACATTAAGCCGGCCATCCCTGATAACCAAGTGGACCAGCAGCTTAAGACTTCCCTCAAGCTCTACCA TGTCTCCAATGCCAGTGGGAACCTGGTCATACAGGAGGTGGCGATTCGACCCCTGACTCAAGACATGCTCCTGCATGAG GACTGCTACATCCTTGATCAAGGAGGTCACAAGATCTTTGTGTGGAAGGGCAAGAACGCcaacaaggaggaaaagcagcaggcgATGAGCAGGGCACTG GGCTTCATCAAAGCCAAGAACTACCCAGCCAGCACCAGTGTGGAGACAGAGAACGATGGGTCTGAGTCAAGCATCTTCAGGCAGCTCTTTCAAAAATGGACTGTCCCCAACCAGACCAGTGGATTGGGCAAGACCCACACCGTGGGCAAAGTGG CCAAGGTGGAGCAAGTGAAGTTTGATGCCACCACACTGTATGCCAAGCCCCAGATGGCTGCCCAGCAGAAGATGGTGGATGATGGATCCGGGGAGGTGGAG GTCTGGCGCGTGGAGAACAATGAGCTGGTGCCCGTGGAGAAGAAGTGGCTGGGCCATTTCTATGGTGGGGATTGCTACCTGGTGCTCTACACCTACACTGTGGGGCCCAAGGTGAACCGCATCATCTACCTCTGGCAG GGCCGCCAAGCCACCACAGATGAGCTGGCTGCCTCTGCCTACCAAGCTGTCAACCTGGACCAGAAGTACAACAACGAGCCTGTGCAGGTCCGTGTCACCATGGGCAAGGAGCCGGCCCACCTGATGGCCATCTTCAAAGGCAGGATGGTGGTGTATGCG GGTGGCACCTCACGGGCAGGCAACACAGAGCCCACCCCCTCCACCCGCCTCTTCCATGTGCACGGCACCAATGAGTACAACACCAAGGCCTTCGAGGTGCCCGTCCGTGCCTCCTCCCTCAACTCCAACGATGTCTTTGTGCTGAAGACCCCTAGCTGCTGCTACCTCTGGTATGGGAAG ggctgcagtgggGACGAGCGTGAGATGGGCAAGACGGTGGCCGACATCATCTCCAagtcagagaagatagtgattGCAGAGGGACAAGAGCCATCTGAGTTCTGGGTGGCTCTGGGGGGCAAGTCCCAGTATGCCAACAGCAAGAG gctgcaggaggagaacCCTTCTGTTACTCCCCGACTCTTTGAATGCTCCAACAAGACAGGCACCTTCTTGGCCACAGAGATTGTAGACTTCACCCAGGATGACCTGGAGGAGAATGAAGTTTACCTGCTAGACACCTGGGACCAG GTTTTCTTCTGGATTGGGAACGGTGCGAACGAGTCAGAGAAGGAGGCGGCAGCAGTGATGGCGCAGGAGTACCTGCGGAACCACCCCAGCGGGCGTGACCTTGACACCCCCATCATCGTGGTGAAGCAGGGCCACGAGCCCCCCACCTTCACTGGCTGGTTCCTGGCCTGGGACCCTCTCAACTGGGCT GACAAGAAATCCTACGAGGCgctgagagctgagctgggggacGAGAGCAGCCTTGGGCAGCTCACCTCG GCACTCACATCCAAGCAAGAAGTCTTCActgccaccacctccctcctccctgaaaAACTGGAGACCTTCCCCCTGGATGTGCTGGTGAACACTGCAGCCGACGATCTGCCACAGGGTGTGGATCCCAGCAGGAAGGAG TACCACCTCTCCGACCAGGACTTCAAGGCTGTCTTCGGCATGACCCGCTCCGCCTTCGGCAACCTGCCCTTGTGGAAACAACAGAAcctcaagaaggaaaaaggactCTTCTAG
- the VIL1 gene encoding villin-1 isoform X1 codes for MEMVPVPTKSYGSFYEGDCYVLLSTRKTGNGFSYDIHYWLGKESSQDEQGAAAIYTIQMDDYLGTVAVQHREVQGHESETFRAYFKQGLIYKKGGVASGMKHVETNNYNVQRLLHVKGKKNVVAGEVEMSWKSFNRGDVFLLDLGQLIIQWNGPESNRSERLRAMTLAKDIRDRERGGRAKVGVVDGENEGASPGLMQVLTHVLGEKRDIKPAIPDNQVDQQLKTSLKLYHVSNASGNLVIQEVAIRPLTQDMLLHEDCYILDQGGHKIFVWKGKNANKEEKQQAMSRALGFIKAKNYPASTSVETENDGSESSIFRQLFQKWTVPNQTSGLGKTHTVGKVAKVEQVKFDATTLYAKPQMAAQQKMVDDGSGEVEVWRVENNELVPVEKKWLGHFYGGDCYLVLYTYTVGPKVNRIIYLWQGRQATTDELAASAYQAVNLDQKYNNEPVQVRVTMGKEPAHLMAIFKGRMVVYAGGTSRAGNTEPTPSTRLFHVHGTNEYNTKAFEVPVRASSLNSNDVFVLKTPSCCYLWYGKGCSGDEREMGKTVADIISKSEKIVIAEGQEPSEFWVALGGKSQYANSKRLQEENPSVTPRLFECSNKTGTFLATEIVDFTQDDLEENEVYLLDTWDQVFFWIGNGANESEKEAAAVMAQEYLRNHPSGRDLDTPIIVVKQGHEPPTFTGWFLAWDPLNWADKKSYEALRAELGDESSLGQLTSALTSKQEVFTATTSLLPEKLETFPLDVLVNTAADDLPQGVDPSRKEYHLSDQDFKAVFGMTRSAFGNLPLWKQQNLKKEKGLF; via the exons ATGGAAATGGTGCCAGTGCCCACCAAAAGCTACGGCAGCTTCTACGAGGGGGATTGTTACGTCCTGCTCTCG ACACGCAAGACTGGGAATGGCTTCAGCTACGACATCCACTACTGGCTGGGCAAAGAGTCGAGCCAGGACGAGCAGGGGGCAGCTGCAATATACACCATCCAGATGGATGACTACCTGGGCACGGTGGCCGTGCAGCACCGCGAGGTCCAGGGCCACGAGAGTGAGACCTTCCGCGCCTACTTCAAGCAGGGACTCAT CTATAAGAAGGGTGGAGTGGCCTCGGGCATGAAGCATGTGGAGACAAACAACTACAATGTCCAGCGCCTGCTGCACGTGAAGGGCAAGAAGAATGTGGTGGCAGGAGAG gtggaGATGAGCTGGAAAAGCTTCAATAGGGGTGATGTGTTCCTGCTGGACCTGGGCCAGCTCATCATCCAATGGAACGGCCCGGAGAGCAACCGGAGTGAGAGGCTGAGG GCGATGACCCTGGCCAAGGACATCCGGGACCGGGAACGTGGGGGCCGTGCCAAGGTGGGTGTGGTGGATGGTGAGAACGAGGGCGCCTCGCCAGGACTCATGCAGGTCCTCACACACGTGTTGGGTGAGAAGAGGGACATTAAGCCGGCCATCCCTGATAACCAAGTGGACCAGCAGCTTAAGACTTCCCTCAAGCTCTACCA TGTCTCCAATGCCAGTGGGAACCTGGTCATACAGGAGGTGGCGATTCGACCCCTGACTCAAGACATGCTCCTGCATGAG GACTGCTACATCCTTGATCAAGGAGGTCACAAGATCTTTGTGTGGAAGGGCAAGAACGCcaacaaggaggaaaagcagcaggcgATGAGCAGGGCACTG GGCTTCATCAAAGCCAAGAACTACCCAGCCAGCACCAGTGTGGAGACAGAGAACGATGGGTCTGAGTCAAGCATCTTCAGGCAGCTCTTTCAAAAATGGACTGTCCCCAACCAGACCAGTGGATTGGGCAAGACCCACACCGTGGGCAAAGTGG CCAAGGTGGAGCAAGTGAAGTTTGATGCCACCACACTGTATGCCAAGCCCCAGATGGCTGCCCAGCAGAAGATGGTGGATGATGGATCCGGGGAGGTGGAG GTCTGGCGCGTGGAGAACAATGAGCTGGTGCCCGTGGAGAAGAAGTGGCTGGGCCATTTCTATGGTGGGGATTGCTACCTGGTGCTCTACACCTACACTGTGGGGCCCAAGGTGAACCGCATCATCTACCTCTGGCAG GGCCGCCAAGCCACCACAGATGAGCTGGCTGCCTCTGCCTACCAAGCTGTCAACCTGGACCAGAAGTACAACAACGAGCCTGTGCAGGTCCGTGTCACCATGGGCAAGGAGCCGGCCCACCTGATGGCCATCTTCAAAGGCAGGATGGTGGTGTATGCG GGTGGCACCTCACGGGCAGGCAACACAGAGCCCACCCCCTCCACCCGCCTCTTCCATGTGCACGGCACCAATGAGTACAACACCAAGGCCTTCGAGGTGCCCGTCCGTGCCTCCTCCCTCAACTCCAACGATGTCTTTGTGCTGAAGACCCCTAGCTGCTGCTACCTCTGGTATGGGAAG ggctgcagtgggGACGAGCGTGAGATGGGCAAGACGGTGGCCGACATCATCTCCAagtcagagaagatagtgattGCAGAGGGACAAGAGCCATCTGAGTTCTGGGTGGCTCTGGGGGGCAAGTCCCAGTATGCCAACAGCAAGAG gctgcaggaggagaacCCTTCTGTTACTCCCCGACTCTTTGAATGCTCCAACAAGACAGGCACCTTCTTGGCCACAGAGATTGTAGACTTCACCCAGGATGACCTGGAGGAGAATGAAGTTTACCTGCTAGACACCTGGGACCAG GTTTTCTTCTGGATTGGGAACGGTGCGAACGAGTCAGAGAAGGAGGCGGCAGCAGTGATGGCGCAGGAGTACCTGCGGAACCACCCCAGCGGGCGTGACCTTGACACCCCCATCATCGTGGTGAAGCAGGGCCACGAGCCCCCCACCTTCACTGGCTGGTTCCTGGCCTGGGACCCTCTCAACTGGGCT GACAAGAAATCCTACGAGGCgctgagagctgagctgggggacGAGAGCAGCCTTGGGCAGCTCACCTCG GCACTCACATCCAAGCAAGAAGTCTTCActgccaccacctccctcctccctgaaaAACTGGAGACCTTCCCCCTGGATGTGCTGGTGAACACTGCAGCCGACGATCTGCCACAGGGTGTGGATCCCAGCAGGAAGGAG TACCACCTCTCCGACCAGGACTTCAAGGCTGTCTTCGGCATGACCCGCTCCGCCTTCGGCAACCTGCCCTTGTGGAAACAACAGAAcctcaagaaggaaaaaggactCTTCTAG